A stretch of the Vigna radiata var. radiata cultivar VC1973A chromosome 9, Vradiata_ver6, whole genome shotgun sequence genome encodes the following:
- the LOC111242510 gene encoding uncharacterized protein LOC111242510 encodes MVNTRMEARLDGLEHLVQEQEHENQRRFHRLEEMITGLSGLLERVTSSAKQTADSASVVRDGSNDGGTGNGRSGLIGEKWRKLDIPVFAGEDAYGWTNRLERYFRLKEVNAEEKMRAVMVALEGKALNWFQWWETCYPNPTWEVFKDAVVQRFQPTMLQNPFEVXLGIRQIGRVGEYIEQFEQYAGFLKGIPQDYLTGIFLNGLQDEIRAEVKLYEPKSLAELMMKALMVEEKVQITSKGGSLMVQRSNTTFRPLPQTRSHSLEVGRASAFSNSSREAGECSGSMRTINSPASGLQQKRAPFKKLSPEELQDRITKRLVF; translated from the coding sequence ATGGTCAATACGCGAATGGAGGCACGATTGGATGGGTTGGAGCACCTAGTACAAGAACAGGAACATGAAAATCAGAGAAGGTTCCACAGGTTGGAGGAAATGATTACAGGGCTGTCAGGGTTGCTGGAACGTGTCACATCCTCTGCTAAACAAACAGCGGATAGTGCTTCTGTTGTTCGGGACGGCAGTAATGACGGCGGGACTGGCAATGGACGTTCAGGACTCATTGGGGAAAAGTGGAGGAAGCTAGATATTCCTGTTTTTGCAGGCGAAGATGCTTATGGCTGGACTAACCGGTTAGAGAGATATTTCCGGTTGAAAGAAGTAAATGCGGAGGAAAAAATGAGGGCTGTTATGGTAGCTTTGGAAGGCAAAGCCCTAAATTGGTTCCAATGGTGGGAGACTTGCTATCCGAATCCCACATGGGAGGTTTTCAAAGATGCGGTTGTTCAACGATTCCAACCAACAATGCTTCAAAATCCTTTTGAAGTCNTGCTCGGGATTAGGCAAATTGGGCGGGTGGGAGAGTATATTGAACAATTTGAGCAATATGCGGGGTTCTTGAAAGGTATACCGCAGGATTATTTGACTGGTATTTTTCTNAATGGCTTGCAGGACGAAATAAGGGCGGAGGTTAAGTTGTATGAACCTAAGAGCCTTGCTGAATTAATGATGAAGGCTCTAATGGTGGAGGAAAAAGTTCAGATCACTTCCAAGGGAGGATCTTTGATGGTGCAGCGATCTAATACTACTTTCAGACCCCTACCACAGACTAGGAGTCATTCTTTGGAGGTCGGACGTGCGTCTGCGTTTTCCAATTCTTCCCGGGAAGCAGGTGAATGTAGTGGCTCTATGCGTACTATTAACAGTCCTGCATCTGGACTTCAACAAAAGAGAGCACCCTTCAAGAAGTTATCTCCCGAGGAGTTGCAAGATAGGATAACAAAAAGGCTTGTGTTTTAG
- the LOC106773442 gene encoding pentatricopeptide repeat-containing protein At4g20770-like — protein MLTKRVPVDSVSLSSILGVCAKGERDIGLCHGLSCNAQGKQMHTMSIKLGFDRDLHLCNSLLDMYAKIGDMDSAEMVFVNLNKHSNVSWNIMIAGYGNRCNSEKAAEYLHRMQCDGYEPDDVTYINMLTACVKSGWGFYNQIADHREAIELFRKMQFQCQHPDRTTLAIILSSCAELRLLEVGKEVHAAAQKFGFYDDVYVASSLINMYSKCGKMELCEHVFSKLPELDIVCWNSMLTGFSINALEQDALSLFKQMRSLGFYPSEFSFATIVSSCAKISSLFQGQL, from the exons ATGTTGACAAAAAGGGTTCCTGTTGATTCTGTCTCCTTGTCTAGCATATTGGGTGTCTGTGCGAAAGGGGAAAGGGACATCGGTCTCTGTCATGGTCTCTCATGTAATgcacaaggaaaacaaatgcACACAATGTCAATTAAACTGGGATTTGATAGAGACCTCCATTTATGCAACTCTTTGCTTGATATGTATGCGAAAATTGGGGATATGGACAGTGCTGAGAtggtttttgttaatttgaataAGCACAGTAATGTTTCTTGGAATATAATGATAGCTGGGTATGGAAATAGATGTAACAGCGAGAAAGCGGCAGAGTATCTTCATAGAATGCAGTGTGATGGATATGAACCAGATGATGTTACATATATTAATATGCTGACAGCGTGTGTCAAGTCTGGCTGGGGAT TCTATAATCAAATTGCGGACCATAGAGAGGCAATTGAACTGTTTAGAAAAATGCAGTTTCAATGCCAACATCCTGATCGGACTACTTTGGCCATTATTCTCAGTTCATGTGCTGAACTTAGACTTCTTGAGGTTGGAAAAGAGGTTCATGCTGCAGCTCAAAAGTTTGGATTTTATGATGATGTCTACGTTGCCAGTAGCCTTATTAATATGTACTCCAAGTGTGGGAAAATGGAGTTGTGTGAGCATGTGTTCAGTAAACTTCCTGAACTAGATATTGTATGTTGGAACTCAATGTTAACAGGGTTCTCAATCAATGCTCTTGAACAAGATGCCTTGTCTTTGTTCAAACAGATGCGATCACTTGGCTTCTACCCATCTGAGTTTTCTTTTGCTACCATAGTTAGCTCTTGTGCAAAAATTTCTTCATTGTTTCAAGGTCAACTGTGA